Proteins encoded together in one Rhizobium bangladeshense window:
- a CDS encoding tripartite tricarboxylate transporter TctB family protein: MKSISFDTTNAICGALFIATGAFFALQSLGLDLGTALRMGPGYFPFILACALILLGAIIFIQALRVEGEPVDPFAWRGMLFILPAPVFFGLTVRGLGFAPALFFTAFIACFASRRMNVVYAVILSLLLTIFSVAVFSYGLGLPFERFGPWVRF, from the coding sequence ATGAAATCCATCAGTTTCGATACCACCAATGCGATCTGCGGCGCGCTTTTCATCGCGACCGGCGCCTTCTTTGCCCTCCAGTCGCTGGGGCTCGATCTCGGCACTGCGTTGCGCATGGGTCCCGGCTATTTCCCGTTCATCCTTGCCTGCGCGCTGATACTTCTCGGCGCAATCATCTTCATTCAGGCGCTGCGGGTAGAGGGGGAGCCTGTCGATCCCTTCGCCTGGCGCGGCATGCTCTTCATCCTGCCGGCTCCCGTCTTCTTCGGACTGACGGTGCGAGGGCTTGGATTTGCGCCGGCGTTGTTCTTCACCGCCTTCATTGCCTGCTTCGCGTCGCGCAGGATGAACGTGGTGTATGCGGTCATCCTGTCGCTGCTGCTGACGATCTTTTCGGTCGCTGTTTTCAGCTATGGGCTCGGGCTGCCGTTCGAGCGTTTCGGCCCCTGGGTCCGGTTCTAG
- a CDS encoding tripartite tricarboxylate transporter substrate binding protein BugD: protein MKILKAMLGLTAAAAVSLLAAVASAQTYPERTITMVVPFAAGGPTDTVARLVAESMSKDLGQQIVVENVGGAGGTLGAGRVANADPDGYTILLHHIGMATSATLYRKLAYDTLGAFEYVGLVTDVPMTIVARKDFEPADLKGLIDYVKANNDKVTVANAGIGAASHLCGMMFMSAIQTPLTTVPYKGTGPAMTDLLGGQVDIMCDQTTNTTKQITGGTIKAYAVTSPKRLDVLKDVPTAVEAGLPDFEVGIWHGIYTPKGTPAEINERLSKSLQVALKDPNVGARFAELGTVPSSDADATPAALKAKLESEIARWKPVIEAAGEYAD, encoded by the coding sequence ATGAAAATCCTGAAGGCCATGCTCGGCCTGACCGCGGCTGCCGCGGTCTCTCTTCTCGCCGCCGTCGCTTCGGCGCAGACCTATCCCGAACGCACCATCACCATGGTCGTGCCCTTTGCAGCCGGCGGTCCAACGGACACGGTTGCACGCCTCGTCGCCGAATCCATGTCGAAGGATCTCGGCCAGCAAATCGTCGTTGAAAATGTCGGCGGCGCAGGCGGCACGCTCGGCGCCGGCCGCGTGGCGAATGCCGACCCCGACGGCTACACCATCCTGCTGCACCATATCGGCATGGCGACCAGCGCCACGCTCTATCGCAAGCTCGCCTATGACACGCTCGGCGCCTTCGAATATGTCGGTCTCGTCACCGATGTGCCGATGACGATCGTTGCGCGAAAGGACTTCGAGCCGGCCGACCTCAAGGGCCTGATCGACTATGTCAAGGCCAACAATGATAAGGTGACCGTTGCCAATGCCGGCATCGGTGCGGCCTCGCATCTCTGCGGCATGATGTTCATGAGCGCCATCCAGACCCCGCTCACGACCGTTCCCTACAAGGGCACGGGCCCTGCCATGACCGATCTGCTCGGAGGTCAGGTCGATATCATGTGCGACCAGACCACCAACACGACGAAGCAGATCACGGGCGGTACGATCAAGGCCTATGCGGTGACCTCGCCGAAGCGTCTTGACGTGCTGAAGGACGTTCCGACGGCTGTTGAAGCTGGTTTGCCGGACTTTGAAGTCGGCATCTGGCACGGCATCTACACGCCGAAAGGCACACCGGCCGAGATCAACGAGCGCCTGTCGAAGTCGCTGCAGGTGGCACTGAAGGATCCCAATGTCGGCGCCCGTTTCGCCGAGCTCGGCACGGTGCCGTCTTCCGACGCGGATGCGACGCCTGCTGCTTTGAAAGCCAAGCTCGAAAGCGAGATTGCACGTTGGAAGCCGGTGATCGAAGCGGCCGGCGAATACGCCGACTGA
- a CDS encoding sigma-54-dependent transcriptional regulator → MNEAKILLVDDEEELRRSTAQALELSGFSVETFSSGDHVLELIGYSFPGVVVSDIRMPGMDGMTLMQKIREIDQEVPVILVTGHGDVQLAVKAMREGAYDFIEKPFTPEMLAGVIRRAMERRGLVLENRLLKAVAGKRDDIEARLPGRTQVMVDLRYRIRAIGASDADTLIVGDTGAGKEVVARALHDISARASRPFIAINCAALPANLIESELFGHEPGAFPGAVRPRYGKFEHGRGGTILLDEIGSMPFDLQAKFLRVLQERVISRLGSNEVVPLDVRFIATSKVDLEAEVAAGRFRADLFYRLNVATLHVPSLSQRRADVPLLFLQLVREAAARYGRDEVAVPPEVISDIGQRDWPGNVRELRNAADRLVLGLDNGGRQAEEATGLADRVAEFERGVIASALVAHGGSLRPVYESLGISRKTLYEKMQKYGLDKRMMITES, encoded by the coding sequence ATGAACGAGGCCAAGATCCTGCTGGTTGACGACGAGGAGGAACTGCGCCGCTCGACGGCGCAGGCGCTGGAGCTCTCCGGCTTCAGCGTCGAGACCTTTTCGAGCGGCGATCATGTGCTGGAGCTGATCGGCTACAGCTTTCCCGGCGTCGTCGTCAGCGATATCCGTATGCCCGGCATGGACGGCATGACTTTGATGCAGAAAATCCGCGAGATCGATCAGGAGGTGCCTGTCATTCTCGTCACCGGCCACGGCGACGTACAGCTTGCGGTCAAGGCGATGCGCGAAGGTGCCTATGATTTCATCGAGAAGCCGTTCACACCTGAGATGCTCGCCGGCGTCATCCGCCGGGCGATGGAGCGGCGTGGCTTGGTGCTCGAAAACCGGCTGCTGAAGGCGGTCGCCGGCAAACGCGATGACATCGAGGCGCGGCTGCCGGGGCGCACTCAGGTTATGGTGGATCTGCGCTATCGCATCCGCGCGATCGGCGCCAGCGATGCCGATACGCTCATCGTGGGAGATACCGGGGCGGGCAAGGAAGTGGTCGCTCGCGCGCTTCACGATATCAGCGCCCGCGCGAGCCGGCCATTTATTGCGATCAATTGCGCCGCGCTGCCAGCGAACCTCATCGAGAGCGAGCTCTTCGGCCATGAGCCCGGCGCTTTTCCTGGCGCTGTCAGGCCCCGCTACGGAAAGTTCGAGCATGGGCGCGGCGGCACGATCCTGCTCGACGAGATCGGCTCCATGCCTTTCGATCTGCAGGCGAAGTTCCTGCGGGTGCTGCAGGAGCGGGTGATCTCCAGGCTCGGATCGAACGAGGTCGTGCCTCTCGACGTGCGCTTCATCGCGACGAGCAAGGTGGATCTGGAAGCGGAGGTAGCCGCCGGCCGCTTCCGCGCCGATCTTTTCTACCGGCTGAACGTCGCGACGCTGCACGTGCCATCGCTCTCGCAGCGGCGGGCGGACGTTCCACTGCTTTTCCTGCAGTTGGTGCGGGAGGCCGCCGCCCGCTATGGCCGCGACGAAGTGGCGGTGCCGCCGGAGGTGATCTCCGACATTGGCCAGCGCGACTGGCCCGGCAATGTACGCGAACTCAGGAACGCCGCCGATCGTCTGGTGCTCGGCCTCGATAATGGGGGACGGCAGGCTGAGGAAGCGACGGGGCTTGCGGACCGGGTCGCCGAATTCGAGCGAGGGGTCATTGCCAGCGCGCTGGTGGCGCACGGCGGCAGCCTCAGGCCGGTCTATGAGTCGCTCGGCATTTCCCGCAAGACTCTTTACGAAAAGATGCAGAAATACGGCCTCGACAAGCGGATGATGATCACTGAAAGCTAG